Sequence from the Thermoanaerobaculia bacterium genome:
CCGCGACCGCGAGCTCTACTTCATCGCCCCGGGGAGCGCCCGCCCGGTGAAGCTCGCGCCGTCGTACCGGCTCCAGGGGGCGGCGCTCGACGAGCTCCTCGGACTCCGCCTGGTGCGCGACTACCGCATTCAGCAGCTCTCCGAGGCCGGCGGTGTCGTCACCTTCGATCTCGTTGCGAACGACAAGGGGGCCGCGACACCGCGTCTGCGCTGGGTGGTCTCCCGCGGCCGGCGCCTGCCGTTGCGCGCCGACCTGCAGGCGGGCGACGGCAAGGTCTTGCGCGTGATCGAGTTTCCCGAGTGGAGCGACCCCGGGCGCGGCATCCCGAAGCGCATGGTCGTGAAGGAGGTTCTGCGCGGCGGCGCGCCGCTCGAGATCCTCTTCGGCAGGTTCGCAACGGTTCCGGTGAGCCTCGAGCTCTTCGAGCTCGGGGACGCCGGGAAGGCCGCGCGCGCCGCCCTGCCGCTCTCGGGAGCGGCCGCAAAGCCTACGGTGCCCTGACCTCGATCTCGCCGCTCACGAGCGGCGCGCCGACCTCGTCGGCGAACCAGGCCAGGTCCTCGACGACCAGGTCGAGGCTGACCCGATACCGGCCCGGAACCGAAGGCCAGTCGAGAACGATCTCGGTTTCGAAGCTCTCCCCCGGCGCGATCTTCCGTGGCAGGAGGAATCGCGGCTCGCTGGCCGGTCCCTGGCCGGCGACGAGCGGCACGATCCGGGCGCCGATCTGCACCGGCAGCGAGGCGGCA
This genomic interval carries:
- a CDS encoding outer membrane lipoprotein-sorting protein, which gives rise to MRAGEKTGEMAPAAQVAAADQELLAASDLFAAAPPEFRVELEVRPTTAASGLPLEIWRRGDELALVRLLAEKDRGKFLLRRDRELYFIAPGSARPVKLAPSYRLQGAALDELLGLRLVRDYRIQQLSEAGGVVTFDLVANDKGAATPRLRWVVSRGRRLPLRADLQAGDGKVLRVIEFPEWSDPGRGIPKRMVVKEVLRGGAPLEILFGRFATVPVSLELFELGDAGKAARAALPLSGAAAKPTVP